ttggtcaatttcacagtcatgggattttaaaaataataaatttcatgattttagctatttaaatctgaaatttcatggtgttgtaagtgtagtggtcctgacccaaaaaggagttgtgggggagtcGCAAGGttatcatgggggggggggttgtggtactgctaccctcacttctgtgctgctgagggcagtgctgccttcagagctgggcagctgcagagcagcggctgctggccgggagatcagatttcacagggggagaccagatttcacagtctgtgacgcatttttcatggctgtgaatttggtagggccctattcataagCAGGATTCAGATCCTTTTGGATCTGGCACTGCTCCCTTCACCTGGATCCCAAATTTCTCATGATGTAGGAGAAACAAGTGAATAAAACATTGAACCACATTCATGTTATTTCATTTCTGAATCCTCATTCAAAACTTCTTTTGGCCTGGACAGTTCCCAGACCCACGGCCCCGTCCAATGGTTCTATACTGTTCTTTTGCTGGGTTGTACATTGGCTGCTAAGTGGCCAGAGCCCATCTCCTCTCACAGTCACAGAGATGCAACTTGATCCTCCGCCTGCCTCCCGTCTTGGTACCTTTGAATTTCCTCAGGGTCTCCTTTAAAGCAATAGTTTGTTGAGAGAAATCACTAAGCCTCTTTTCCAGCTCAGGAGAAATCCCCATGGGCTGCTGGAACATTTTGCACCTGGAGAGAGAAAACTCTCTGAAGTAAATTGTATTCATTACATTAATTACTCATTATGCATTACTTAATTGCCTTTTAATATGAAGCTCACACCAGTCAATGCTCCTGCTCTGGGGACCCAGAGAATGGATTCCTCTGTGTGTCCTACCCTCACAGAAGGTGACACCAAGGCACTGGCTGTGCATACTTCCCCCACAGTCATGATCCATCCTTAGGCTACAGAGACtattaggcccagatccacaaagggatttaggcatctaagtcccaGATTTAGGTGGCACTGAAACCCCTTCatctgccacctaaccctgtagatgcctgttagggggcttattccttcacccgctcacttccctggtccttctcgcatgaacagagagcaacaatacccgaagtccaaaggtgcaaacaattcgatgtttattggggtgaacttccagcaagcaatgattccaatttccttccttagtgtcccccttcccagctctgacaccacagagccttgcctgtgtcccccgATTCcttttcccattccccccttaacaaaacatgattccaatttccccatctgcattccctgttcccatttcccccgtACTTCCTGATTGCCTGcaggctatatagtaaaacttgagttctgcttagctataccttaaccaatcatttccctgaaatttaactaactaatcctaacatattgtaatatgattaactaaccaattatatcccaacaccttaattggtttacacccagcaaaattaattatacagcagacagaaacaatcacagaaccagacagagattatacagacaaacaatagggaaatggggtctacagtgacagaacaacaaagaaatgaggatttcacatcccagctattgataagtgggttcttgccagacaggatgctatcaaactgagttttcttttacatcttctaggcacttccctttctctggaggcgacaggcactatcaggacaggattgtattcctaacagcccaatagcaccttatttcaatgtgactaggttggaatgtgaggatgtgaccggtcgcttcccagcttatggctgcctctgctgcttagccagaagccttagcctaagaacagggcctcagattgtcacagtaagagaaggcccttacacccgcaaacagtgattttgattctttcttttatacctctataactagctaagtgataagaatacacctaaattcttaaagtatagttgcagacagacctgaatatctacaTCCTAACAATGCCTAAGCACACTCAACACCTACCTTTCAgccacaacgcacagtcaacctatggaactctttgccagaggatgttgtgaaggccaagactagaacagggtttgaaaaagaactagatacacatggaggacaggtccatcaatggctattagccaggctggcagggatggtgtcctgagcctctgtttgccagaagctgggaatgggtgacaggggatggatcactggatgatcgcctgttctgttcattccctctggggcacctggcattggacactgtcgggagacaggatagtgggctagatgggccattggtctgaccccgtgTGGCCGCTCTTAAGTTCTAAAAATGTCCTAGGttcctatgtttctgcctctgggcacagGCACTGCTACCTCCCCATAGGCGTCTCCTGCCTATGCTGCAGTGCAGTCCTCAAACCGGGGAGGTGCCCCCCCACCTATCTTGCCTGTAGATGTGCTGAGACATGCCTAACGGCACACAAAATGGGTAACCCCTGGGGTATGGGATGTTCTGCAGTgggtctctcagtctctcctgttgaggTGGTTCAACCTTTTTATACATAATTAAATATGACTTGGGCCAGACAGAGAATGCCTTGCCAGTCCTagagggcactcacctgagaggtggaaaCCCTATGGTCAAATCTCATCGTTGCAATGCCTTAGAAGATACGGGCCTATGTGTATGGGTAGGAAGGAAGTTGCATCCTGGCCACTTTGGTCCATGTCCTCCATGCTCTGATGGCCAGGATGTTCCCATGTTGCTAGTGGTCTTTGTATTGTAGACCTCGAGCCCAACAGCAACTGGAGTCAGACCAGTCCCTCACCAGACACAGCTCACTTCACACAAAGGGTACATCTGCACTCTTCTTTCAGCACGGTATAGAGTGCATACACGGGGAGGCCCCCTTAGCATGGGTGTAAATAGCAGTGCAGGCCATGAGGCatggcttaggtgagtaaagacactCCTGAAGGGTGAGGGTATGTAGACGAGAACATACCCCACATGCTCTCTGCTCACCCAAGTCATGCCTCCCCATCTACTCAGTGCTGTTTTCAGTGGGGTAGCGTCCCACTGactccctgcagctggagcctcTCCCCGCTGCAGGAGAAAAGACTCCagaagtggggaaaggctctggcaacgGGAGAgacagcggggaaaggctcctgcagctTCCCACTACAGGAGCCTGTCCCCACAGCAAGGGAAAGTCTCCAGCAGGGGAAGGCCGCAGGGGAAAAGTGGCCTTTCCTTATTGCCTCCCCCCTGCCGGAGCCTTTCACCGCATGTAGTTACACAGCACAGCGTGGACAGAGCCTGTTTCTCATTGCGTCGTGTAGCTACACACACCCTATATGCCACCACcagtggtgtgtagtgtagacgtagccaaaGAGTCAGCAGTGCTGGATTGTAACCAGGGCCCTAGAGATGAAAGGCCTCTTAATCCATCCCCAGCATCCTGAGACAGCCAATCCCTTAGAGGTggaagcagtgcttaatttgtgccagggcatGCCAGGGCTCAGtgccagcacctctaggcttggcagttcctagccccggcacctctgggcctggcagttcacagcccccgcatctctgggcctggcagttcacagCCCCCGCATCTCTGGGCTTgatgcatcagttatgaaagtaaaaaatatgGCTCCTAATTGCCTGAGCCACagcacttctttcattacaaagtaATCACTGGGTGGAAGACATTTAAAACCACTTAATTAAACTTAACACAGGAGAGTTGTGACTGTGCCCCCTACACATTGCTGCTGTGCCCTGGGGTTTTAACGTGACAAGAGAATGAAAGGCGAGGGGGAGTGAGAAGGAGCCATGTACCTGCTCAAGGTGATCCTGATGTCCtagaagggagagaaagagagagaggaagttgATTGCACATGTGAAATACCAAACACCCATCAAGTTCCATAGGTTAAAGTCACAACCTACTTCTACATATTTATTAAAGCATCTAGATCACAGAGTTGGATTTTCCAAAACAGCTACTAAATCTTCCCCTGGGGTTAGACGGCGCGTTCTATTGGGCACAGAGAAACAATCCAGGGTGTTTTCAAAAGGCAAATGCTAATCAGGAAAATTAACATTTCCCACCCCAATCTCCACCTCCATCTCCACAGCAGATTCCTGGGTTTGGCACATGTTACGTTGCCTTAGCAAAATGTTTAGACTCCTACTTTGGACGCTGGGTTATGGGGTTCATttgctggctctgctgcaggctctCTCTGTGCCTGGCACATTGGGGCCTCTGGAggctattgcaatacaaacaataagtTAAATATTTATGGGCTCATTTGGATTTGGTCTTCCCTAGGGCACTAGCTGAGTGCAGAACTCTGGCAAGCAAAGTtgccacagggctctggcattctgCATGCACAGGGCAGCCATAGGCAGCGTCTCACAAAGAACTGGGAGAGCAGGCTACATACCAGGAATATTCCacatcagatttcagagtagcagctgtgttagtctgtattcgcaaaaagaaaaggaggacttgtggcaccttagagactaaccaatttatttgagcataagctttcgtgagctacacctcacttcctcggatgcataaaagtggaaaatgcagtgaggatgtttttatacacacagaccatgaaaaaatgggtgtttttcaCTTCAAAacgttttctctccccccaccccactctcctgctggtaatagcttatctaaagtgatcactctccttacaatgtgtatgataatcaaggtgggccatttccagcacaaatcggggggggggggtaggaaaaaaacaagaggaaataggttaccttgcataatgacttagccactcccagtctctattcaagcctaagttaattgtatccaatttgcaaatgaattccaattccaCATCAGAGAGAATTTTGGAGGCAATTTTGGCATCATCCCCTGTGCATCATCCCAATTTTGTGCATCATCCCCTGTGAAGATAGTTCAGGATACCGTGCAGAGGCAACTGGGTGTCTCTAACagaagtggggaaaggctcctgcccactgctggagcctATCGCCACAGCAAGGAAATTCACCTGCAGGAAATCACTCGCTGGCTGCTGGCACTTCCCCTCCAGCTCACTGATCAGGCTATTAAGGTGGGAAATCTCCATGGGAAATCTGGTGACTGTTTCCTTTTGCCACTTCGTAATCCTGTCCAACTCTTCCAGCCGGGCCAGCAAGAGGCACTCTTGTTCCTCCAGAAACTGGCGGAGCTGCTGAAATTCAAACCCAATTCTCTGCCTCTCCTTTTTGATCTTTTCCTGTAACAAACAGATAGAAATGGGGAATGGGCAGGTAAAGACCCTGCAGAGAGATCGGGGTATTTCATACAGCCATGTGTCTGCCAAAGGGAAATTTCTCACTACCCCAAAAAGTCATTTCAAGACTTTTTTTTGAGACAAACTCCCTGTGGATGAGAGAGAGATCTTCCTAAAGCTTCCTTAGTCAGTCCTAATTTATGTTAATAGTGTGTGATCTTtagcatagattcatagattccaaggccagaagaaaccattgtgatcatctaagtctgacctgcgtaacacaggccataggattttccaaaacattttttctttaattagagcatatcttttttttaaaaaaaaaccaatcttgatttaaaaattggcagtgatTGAGAATCtgccatgacccttggtaatattgcagtggttaattatcctcactgttaaaaatatacaccttatttacagtctgaattgtctagcttcaacttccagccagacAATTGTGGTATATTTTTGTCCTCTAGTTCCAAAGAGCTCATTATCAAACATTTGTTTCCCACGTAGGTACTTACACACCGTGATCCAGTCACTTCTGAAGCCTTATTTATGTTAAGTtgaatagatggagctccttgcaTCTATGACTAGAAGGCACATTTTCTATTCTATTGGTCAGTctcgtagctcttctctgaaccctctccagtttatcaacatcctttctgaattgaggagaccagaactggacacaggattccaacagcAGTTTCACCAggaccaaatacagaggtaaaataacctctctaccccTACTCGAAAGTCCCATggttatgcatccaaggatcacattttgGCTACAGTGCTGCATGATGAGGATGTTCTCATATCACTGGCCTAGTGAACTCCAGATTCATCTAGCAGCAGAAAGGGCAGCAGGAGGCAGGTCTCAGgttaacattctctctctctctggctgtgtctacactgaaactgctacagcggcacagtggcagtgctgcagctgctctgtggtagggcgtcagtgtagacactcactgcaGCAACAGGAGGAGGTCACCCCAGAGGCAGATCAAGGTCTCCTGGGGTCCTGGGCCGCAGCAAGTGAGGGGGCCCCGATGCCAAAACTGTGGTCCTACCCCACTCCTTCCGCCTGCAGCTCCACCCCCGTtccgccccttccacctgcaaCCCCGTACATGACCCACCCTTGTTCCGCCTCTCCCCCCGTGGCCCTCCCCTCGTTCTACCCACGGCCCCACTCTtgttccgcctcttcccccatggtcttgcccctgttccacccacagtcctgcccccattccactccttcccccacagccctaTCGCACCCCCCTCCCCGCTTGCTCCTTCCCCCCACTGTGGCACCAAGACTGGAGAAGCTGTGCACCGAGGTTGTGGTGAGAGCTCCTCCCGCCCTGGGGCCGTGGCGGGGGGAGATTTTTCCAGGCTGTTGGCCAATGCGGTAATTTGGCActggttctcccattgctgtgctaaatccacctccccgagaagcagtcgctaggttgatggaagaattcttctatcgacttagcactgtctacaccagggtaggtcagcataactatgtcttttggggggggtggatttttcacatccctgaatgacaTAGCTAGGTCAAACTAACATGTTAGTGCAGACCTGGCCCATCTctctatctcacacacacacaccccctgcactGGCAGAGACTCCTGGGCAAAGGGAGGTGCGGGAAATTAAAAGCATGACACcaataaaaaaatccaatgaGAAAAATCATGATATCAGCAtatcagtcatttaaaaaacaaatacaaaccaCAGAGACCAATGCTCATTAACACACAAGAGAGACACCCAGAAATTTCCTATAGGCACCCCCGTGGACAGAGACGACCCATGCCTGCCACTAgtggcgggggcgggaggggacagtgagggcagctggcttcagcagtgtaactgagcatgctcagtccgtgggagcatgctcagtacaaaccGTGCCGCAAATCTGGGGGGGCACATGATCCCCCTATGTGTTGCCTCTGCATGTGGAAATGCAATCACACACGCATCACACTCAGGAGCATGTGGTCACAGAAGAACAGAAATACCATCCCCACATGGAAGTCATAGAGTGAGAGACACATTGACACATACTTATTTATTGTCTCAGAGAGACACAAGCATTCACATCCCAGGCTCTTAAGCTTGAGCTCCACTTAAAAGttatcgcaaaaagaaaaggaggacttgtggcaccctagagactaaccaatttatttgagcataagctttcatgagctgcatccgatgaagtgagctgtagctcacgaaagcttatgctcaaataaatgtgttagtctctaaggtgccacaagtcctccttttctttttgcgaatacagactaactatTCTGAAACTTAAAAGTTATATCAGCATAATCACAGCGGTCAGGGGTCACAGCgctaggaagaattcttccgtcgacctctcggggaggtggattacctacgctgatgggagagccCCTCCTGCCAGCGTAAGTTGTGTCCACACTTGTGTCTACAGCTGTGCAGTGGTGGTGTTttcaatgtagacaagccccaagatcTAATAGCCCATatttaaatcctagtctagacaaagccAGCGATACTCACTCACAGATAGAGATCCCCTCTCTGCTTTGCGCACCTACCAGatactcccagctcctcctctcgCCACTCAGTTTAAATTCCAggagtttttctctctcttccctcagagCCTGCAGTCGAGCCTTGACTCGCTCCTGAGAAGAGAAAAAGATTTTGGTGGGATTTCCTTTtcgggtgggggaggagtggatcCAATTCAGACTTCACTTAAATAAACTCTTTACCAGCTACTCTAACTCACGAGGAGAACTTTCTTAATGCCACTTGCATGTAAAttccctggctggctggggccaAGTTTGCCTCCCATAATTCACTGGGTTCCCCCCCCAGTCAGTAATGCTGGCCTGTATAACAAACCAAGGGCTCTGCTTAGCAGTCAGGCAGTCTGGGGAGCAAGGAGTGGGTTATTGCTTTGTTGGGTATGAAATTAATGACACAAAAGAAGACAAAAATGACCTTAGTCAACTTTATTTCAAATAGACCAGCTTCAGAAAGGAACTTGCAACATCTAAAGGGCTCGTCTATGCTAGAATcgccacagcagcacagctgtaccaatgcagttGTTCGCAAAATACATCCATTAAAAAGCCAGGGAATTAGGAGTCAGTGTTAAACTGGATACCCAGCGTACAAGAATTGGAGATAGGCATTACCTTCTTGGGAGTGAAATAAGTGGCGTAGAGCAAGGAGTAATATATTACTCCAGTCAATTTTATTCACAACAGGTTCAGTGGCTGAGGAATGTTATTTCAGGGTGAAATAGCCCTGATCCTGCGgcacacacatgcttaatttactAATCTAAGTAGCCTCATTGACATGGTAAtataaatttaagcatgtgcataaggaTTTATCTCGACTTGCCAGTCATtgcaggtgtgaatttaaagcacagtaCATGTGTGGACAGTTTTACTCCAAAACAACAGTGATGTATTCCTATTCAGCTTAATCCACTTTACAGGAGCAAGAGCACTCTTGCTCCAGAATAAGAGCGTCCACACACGGAGTTGATCAGGAATTTCTCCATGTAATGGACAAGCCCTAAGTAGTGTTTGGAAGACTGTGACCTTCGATGCAAAAGGGCACATTCATTTAGGTCTAATTCCCAGACTATGTAACATTTTCTTTAATGTTAGATGCACAGATCAGTAACTTAAGAGCACAACCCCTTGCAGGAACACTTGTTAGTAAAATGAATGAATGAGACGTTAGGTGTTCAGGTTCCACTAGAAAAAAAAACCAGTTATCAGGAGCAAAGATAAAAAATTTAGTGGCTAAGGCCTTGCTCCTCAAAGATACCTAGGCTCTCAatttccagtgatttcaatggaatcCAGAAATCTAAATACCTCTGAAGCTCTGGGCCAAAATTCCATGCAAGAACTCTGTTGTGAGCATAAATAGACCATCAATAACGCAGGAAATGAGAAGTTCAAGTTAAACTGGAAAGCAACCCAAACGTTTAGTCTAGAAATTGCCCAGCGAAGGGCCCAAATTACACTAGGATTTACTGAACTGCtgccattttgattttgaaaagccaaccaaccaaaaacaTAAATGAGGCATAAATAGAGACTCTGGAGAGAGAGATTTCCTACCTTGTACTTCTGGGCAGCCTCCTCTATGGGAACTGCAGCGTGAGCTCCATGCGCCCAGGACTCTCTGCAGACCAAACATATTAATTGTTGTTCTTCCACACAGAAGAGTTTCAGAGGCTCCCTGTGTCTCTCACACACGCGCTCTGCCTCTGGCTCTTTTGCGGGAGGTAACTTCAACTGTTTCACTAGCTCCACCATGTTCGCCAGCTCCCTGTTGAGCCTGAAGTTTCTCTGCTGGGCGGTCTGTCTGCATTGGGGGCAGGAGAAGTTTATAGCCAGTTCGCCCCAGCACTGAGTGATGCAGGCTCGGCAGAAGTTGTGCCCGCAGTGTATAGACACCGGGTCTTGGAAATACTCCAAGCAGATGGAACAAGAAGCTTCCTCTTGGAGTTTTTCCACAGTAGCCATGGCTCTCCGTGAGGACAAGTGTGACAGCAGGTTAAATTCACATCACTTCCCTTTGAGTGCATCCTGACAGCATTTCTTCTTCTGGAGCCGGCTCATTTGCTGGGCTGGAATGAGCCCCATCTAGTTTCAGCCCCTGAGGCCCTGGAGAGCAATGTGACCCTCCCCATGCAGGGAACAGTGCTACTTAATtcccaggttaaaaaaaactcTTTGAAACTGCAATTAAGAGAATGCATCTCTCTGCTATTGAAAGGCAGAacggtgaaatcctgcccccaaaTGTCAATAAATGAATGTAATGTAATCATTTATTTACATCCAGACACAGTAAGAAAAATTATTGGCGGTTAGGAGTCAGATTTCACCTAACAGATAAAGATTATCCAtcactggagacttttaagagcaggttagacaaacacctgtcagggatgatcagataatacttagtcctgccatgagggcaggggactggactagatgacctctcaaggtcccttccagttctatgattctatgattaccaaGTAGGGAAGCGCTCCAAGCTAAGCGTATCTCTGTCCCTGTCCTTCTTGATCCCCTGCTGATCTGCCACCTTTGCGCCACCCAAGTTGTGTTTATATTTATTGATATTCCTGTAGCTGCTAGACCTGCCCCAGTCAGGCTCGGTGTGCTGCAAGCCAGACAGACTTGTAATAAACACCCAGATCCTCAGGTATTTAGCCTCCATTGGAAGTTAGGAGACTAAATACATTCCAGGACCTGGGTCAAAGGAAAAATCCTTCCTCCGTATTCATTAACATTCCCACGATTTCCTGGAGCGGGGAAAGGAGTGGATGCTGCAGACGGGGCCGTACATCAGCCATGGCAGACCATTAAAGGCAAGGCAAAcaagcaacaaaaaacaaaaatcagaaactgaggcctggtctgcactagggAATTCAGGCCGTATAACGACATCGCTCAGGGGATGTGAAGAATCCACCCCCGTGAGTGACACAGCCTAGTGCAGCTTAGACACAACCTAGCCCCCAGGGTAGAGAGCACTGTGTGGCCGGGAGAATGCCGTAGCTCCCGTCTCTCGGGCAGGTGGAGCACCTACGCCAACAACGGGAGACGTCTTCCCGTCAGTGtcggtagcgtcttcactgaagtgctacagcggcaccactgcagtgttttaagcgtagacctgccctcagtgggAGGAGACGGGGATGGTCGGAGGTTCAAAaccttccctgccctgaagacccTTTGGTTTAGGTTGACCAGTCAGACGATGGGTGGGAGAAGGGGATACGGGAGACAAAGCAGAGCAGGAAGTGGGTGCCCTGACATTTAGTCTGTTTGTCAGCAGGTTGTTGTGATTGTTTTGTCTATTGACCTTTCCAGTGGGGGACAGGAGCGGCTtaagctccctaaaagtgtgtgggggggggaagcaaccagtgcccaaaccatggccccagcccctgtgccacccctcccccctgaggccctgcccccaccccatccacccccaaggccccacccccaccccgccccttctcccAGAATAAGATAGTATGCATGCTTTGTGTAACTCCAGGGCTTGTGTCAGCCCAGGGCTTTTCATTCATGGATAATTAAAGCAAAGAAGCTAACTCTGGGGTTCTGCAGGGACTTTAAAccatgaagtctttaaaccacgatttgaggacttcaatagctcagacacaggtgagaggttttttgcaggagtgggtgggtgagattctgtggcctgcgttgtgcaggaggtcggactagatgatcataatggtcccttctgaccttaggaTCTGTGAATCTATGACAGATCTAGAACCCAAGTCGGTGGAACGGCTGACACAGTCACACCACTAGCTGGCAGCCATGGTAGGGCTCTCTGGGTCGTCACAGACGCCATCGCGAGATAAACACCACAGGAACCGCCACCTCTGAAGGCCGGACTGACAGCTTCCCTCTAGGCCCCTGAACATAGGACCGACTCCATgcgtgctccggggctggagcactcatgggaaaaaaaaaggggtggtCAGCACCCACTGGTAGCAgtgccaatcagctcctccccctcccccgagcacctCCTTTCCgccagtgatcagctgttcaatggcatgcaggaggcgtgggggcggggagagggaggagtgggggccggaagagg
The window above is part of the Natator depressus isolate rNatDep1 chromosome 14, rNatDep2.hap1, whole genome shotgun sequence genome. Proteins encoded here:
- the LOC141998289 gene encoding zinc finger protein RFP-like, with translation MATVEKLQEEASCSICLEYFQDPVSIHCGHNFCRACITQCWGELAINFSCPQCRQTAQQRNFRLNRELANMVELVKQLKLPPAKEPEAERVCERHREPLKLFCVEEQQLICLVCRESWAHGAHAAVPIEEAAQKYKERVKARLQALREEREKLLEFKLSGERRSWEYLEKIKKERQRIGFEFQQLRQFLEEQECLLLARLEELDRITKWQKETVTRFPMEISHLNSLISELEGKCQQPASDFLQDIRITLSRCKMFQQPMGISPELEKRLSDFSQQTIALKETLRKFKDTLALGLETSAGRSLAWGVDTTGRKANVTLDPDTAHPQLVLSADGKGVRRGHEQRDLPDNPERFDSVLSVLGREGFASGRCYWEVEVGVGGIWSVGVARESVRRKGRMSNYPEQEIWAVGHWGSQYRAYTSCETILPLPTIPRRIRVALDYEGGQVAFFDVDNKFLIFIFPPASFTGERLFPFFLAGSPLRLCP